Sequence from the Cucumis sativus cultivar 9930 chromosome 1, Cucumber_9930_V3, whole genome shotgun sequence genome:
GATTCGCCTCCTGCAAACAGTCGCCGAAAAATTTCATCACAATCCAAACTAAACCCTGAACTCAACAGCAGAAgcaaaatttctcaaatcgGAATCAGAAACCAATCGTCGACTAAAGAATCATACTACCTTTAGAGTAAGGGACAATGTGATCATACTCAAAACAGAGGCAGCCCTGGCAGTTACAGAAGCGCTTACAGACGACATTACCAGCGGCGTCCTTACGCCAACGCTCGGGATGCCGCCCAGGGACAACATCCGCCTTAGCCCAACAACTAGCTTTCGCTTTTGCGTCGAAAAATCTTGGCCGTTCGTCCCCACTTCCGGAGCCACTATCTCTTTGCCCGCCGCGGGAACGAGTCGGTGACGGCGAACTGGAAGTAGCTTCCATCGGAGTCGGGACGCCGTCCAGCAgacaaaaatggaagaaactGAAGACATTGGATCATTCCGTTCTTAAATTACGCCGATCATTGCCCCTCGACTCTTCTTTCAGCGGGCCGACTCACCGCCCACAATCTGAATGGGCCGAACGGGGAAATTGGAGAAGGCCCATTAAGAGCCCACTTTATAACAATACAGAAATCGGACGCAAATAGATAAATAGCAAAAGTTAACTTTctataaaaatagcaaaattatattttataaaaataacaaaaataaaggattacgaatatgaattaaatgagatttttttgaaaaagcaTGTGATTGATATTTGTAACATGATCTATATCGACCAATATTTGCAGCATGATCTATAGTGATAGACTATGtgattgataaaatttgacaaattttactatatttgtaaattttttaaaattgtgctatataattaattaatttgaatttaattgctaaatttgcaactatccttaaatataatatatattttaagttttaagtttaactttttaaaatattaaaacataagAAATTGCATTgcatttatcaaatatttgatataatatttctaaatataggAAATGttattaatcaaatataaaattaaattaattaggaaaACTCCGATGTCTTTCGTTTTCAAgtcaaaatcatttcaaccaaacaaatcaaacaaatcttTAATATCTATTTTGAGGGTGCCAACAACTTATgatatttatcaattaatcatcaaaaatagtattttgtaaaaaggCATTTTAAGcaaaaagaatttgataaaaaatactGTAAAAGAGTTTTGGAGAAATAAAAAGTGCTAAAGTAAATGTTTTCTAGagtagtttttgtttttatattttaaaaattagttatttggaaaaatgcgcaataaatttttttaaaattaaaaattgtttaagaGTGATAATTGGAATAAtgattttagagaaaatgaaagattttggtaaaattaatttataagccatcaaaatttcattttatttcaacttttaaaattaattttcaaatatttaaaatagtgtCCATTatgttattcaaattttttttgctaactTGATAACTTAACATGCATAAAtcacatttttatattctataaaTAGTATAGAGTAAGGGTTTGCTCACGTAATTTGTTAGTAAGATagatcaaatttcaaaattgacgaaaaatatatgttaatcctttcaaaattaaattttaatgatatgaAGAGTAGGTGTAAGAgaaatcattcaaatatttcttgttaaccaagaattttcttttacataaaAAGAGCGAAAAGTGgcaaacaaaatggaaaaagaaaatagaaaaaggacAACGAAAGAATCTCTTACCCTTGTTGCCGTCACCCCCTTGCTTAATCTCCTTCGCCGGCGATCACAGGCCACCAGCGGCGAGCCTACCAAGAGCGGCATCGGCGGCCTACAGACTTCTGCGACTCATTTTTCGCAAACTCACCCACCAATCTAACGTGCAGCGTGAGCACGACTTCGAACGGCTTTGCCTAGGCCATTGCAGCGTCGTTTCTCTCCGTTTCAGAAATATTGGACGTTGACCCTCATTTCGATTGGGCTCGAGTCAGTTTTCCCATAACCAACAAGTTCGGACGTTTTCGAACACCAGCCAGCAAGAATCGCAGCCTTTTCGGTAACTTGTTgctctaatttctttttataattagatttaagCGTTGGGATGTTATTCTGAACTCTAGGAACTCACCGGTTGTTGTGTTTGAGTCGGTTTTGAAGTATTTGGATTAAGGTTCTATAATCATTAACGCCTTGAACCGTTTTAGACTCGATTAAAGTGTGATAGATAAGTGTTTTTATCTGCGAAAGCTTGTTGTTTGTAGCTTCGAATTAACTCGAGGTTggtttttgttgattttagcTATGAGTATCCCTCttgaacactttttttttttttattaagtttttcaAACTGTGTTCTAATTTCTCAACTTTGTGTTATTTGTTTAGACTTCGAGGAAGTCGATATTCGTTCAAAAAGTGATTTTGGATTGAGCATAATAGGATTATTGATCGAGTAGTTTCTACATCTCATCCACgatataaattttgatgaagAAATGTTTTGACTATTTTGTTTCGATAGAAAATTGAGAGTATATTTTATGTGATGATTGACTGAAAGCGTTTTGCACATCTTTAGttgattttatcaaatgaaAGTATGCTACTGTTTTGATTGATAATTGGAAgtgttttgattgtttttgaattgaaattgtttctacttttgttttgttacttCTAAAAGTTATTGAAAGGTTTGAATGGTTTGATTAGATTAATTCTTCTACTGAAATTGCTATTTGAAACTATGCGTTTTGCTTTTGGGCTGGGAAAGAGGACAATTAGTTACATTTCGTGTGGGTACCCCAGAGAGGGTTTATGTAGGGTTTGGAGGCATGGTGAAGGGTGTGAAAAATTTGGCTAAAGGCTGAGGAATTGGAGAGTATTTTTTGGCACTCTCGATGGAGTCAAATAGTTCTATGTTTGTCTTTGCTTTGTTCTTATTTCCTTGCGTTAGTGAGCTTAGAACTCTGTTATTTGCTTGTTGTTTCGTTATCTGCAATATATGTTTTAGATCATGGAGACTTTCCCGTTTTTTGATTCTTGTTGGgattttctgtttattggGATTACCAGAAACCTAATAGCTAGATAGCtgttttgattgattttgcACTGCTGTCAAGGCCAGCCAACTAATCATGGTATTTctcatctctctttctttcctcCTCTGACAGTCTGACTTGACAGAGGATCAATTTCTAAGACACCGAGAAATAAATATGGAATTTAAAGCAGATGTCTAAAGCTTAAATTATGTTGTTAATTTTGTCTGAAGTATTATGTTTCTATCACCCCCATTGGACAATTGGTTTTCCAAATTGATTATAGGTTATGGGTTACATtcatagttttcattttgcCGTTGTTTTGGTGAGGGGAGGGACTAGAGAGAGTTAAGTCTTGTGGATATTTTTTGCATCACCACAtatcatctttattttttattttttcccctCCTCGACTCTAAATATGTTGGGCTATTTCTGAAATGATGCTGAGTTTCTTCTCCTCTCCGCTTTCTAAAGcatttgaaattaaacatatttgaaatgtatatgtatatgtatatcaCTTATgtcatgtttttaaattgtcaGACAAAATTATTGCATGATTTTTTAGCAACTTTGACAGAGGAGTAGTTAttgcattattttttaagttgtcttatattcattttaagaACTTCATGTAAGAGAGCCTCTTTTCTTATATGTATTTGGACAGGCTGCAAAAATTCTTGCCCATTTAATTGTTTCGGGATCTGTGGTAATTGGGAGGGCCGTTGCTCAAGCCTACCAACAAGCCATTCGAAGTaagtacatttttttatttcatcaatATCATGGTTCTTGGTGTAACATTTTTTGGCTGGCTTGATGGAAACTTGACGTATAGAACAAAAGAAACCACCTCGTTTTTGAACTATTAGAAGCTATATTGTCAACTTGACATATTGAACAAAAGAAACCACCTTTGAAACTTTACGTATTGAACAAAAGAAACCACCAAGCTTTTTGCCATCAAGAACAGTTGCACAAAGTGTTagaaaattaatgtatttgaGGGATGTTAACATCttgaatttcttcttttacatCCTTCCTCATCTTTGAATGCCTGAATAATGTCTTCTTAGACCTTCAGTAAGTGGTCAAaagaatttgttgtttttctagGCTGTAACATGAGCAACCGTTTTTGCAAATAAAAGCTAAGTTTTATATTGCACATATTTTATagttattattctttttgttgacGAATAGCCTATTTGAGTGTTCATGGCCTGGATGATAGCGTACTGCAGTGCCAACATTTGGTCACCCTTGAAAGGCTGAATAATACCTTCCTTGATCTTTGTAGAAAATGCTTCtattgaatatattatttattagtttggTCAAATTTGGTTGTTTATACAAAGTTCTTACTTCTTAATGTGGGAGAGTTTGACACAGTTTAGTTGTAGACGATTATGCTTAGTATCAAATCTCTTTTATGTGTTGAAGATGCTTCAAATTCCGGTGTTGCTCAAGAAACTATACGAAACACTGTTCGTAGAGCAAGCAAAGTGATGACAGAGCAAGAAGCCAGGCAGATTCTTGGCGTCACAGAAGAAATGCCTTGGGAGGAAATTGTGAAGGTCAATTCTCTAATGCTTTTCACTAACATAGTTCACTATACGTCTCATACTACCTTGAGGCTTATGCGTCACCTCTTCGAGTGAAAAAGTCTTAAGACAGctttaacattttgaaatcttgATATTATGAATATGTTTTTGACCATTCTTCCTACATGTGCAGAAATATGATGCTTTGTTTGAAAGGAATGCTCAAACTGGAAGCTTTTATCTTCAGTCAAAAGTCCATAGAGCCAAAGAACGATTAGAAACTCTCCATCATAGCAAAGGTCAGGATGGCCCTAGCTGTGTGTCCTGAAGAATCCATCATTGTTTTCTGCACATTTTTACtgattttgtataatttttgttttaattgatGGCCAACATGAATGGTGAAATCGATGTCGTACTCTTTACTTTTACATATCATTTTTGTTCTAATACATAAATCATCATTTGTGCAATTGCATATATGACATTGCACACATATCTAAATTGAGGACTTATTAATGATATATCTCTATCATCCAACATCAATGGATGGTTTACATGCttccttatttttttgttagtatatataattaatatagtttATAAGAATCATCTTGTTTTATTTCGTATACTCTTAAGTGGTTCCTTACCTTCGTATTTTCTTACACGTATATTATGGAGGTACTTTAAAATATGAACACTAACTATATGGAAGATGTTTAatgtttgtctttttttatttgtctttaGACCATACTTAGAAAAACACCAACATTTTTTGacttatttactttttacactatattcatttttacaattttaataaaaggaCAAACAGGTAAATTTTAATGGAAAAGCtgattttaacatattttaatattaggtACTTAGTGAATTGCACTCAACGACACACATGATAACCGACAAACTTctataaataacaaatcaCCATAAGTTTTTACATCAATATATAATGAACTTTTGTCAACCTCATATATGTTAATcgtaaataaattttgttatagctcgtaaataattttatttttgttgttacgttaaaaaatagaaaatgccTGCAGACAGATAAAGTAAAGCTCGAAATTGTCTTTACGACAGCgccaagaagaaaaatggagaaacgCCTCCGTATTATTCCTCCGCCAATCACTTCCCAACACTTCGTTTCTGACGATTCCCGCCGCCGCCTTGTTACCTCCGAAATTCCCAACGGAGATCACTATTTCCTTCCATTTCAACATGATCAATCCTCCCTATTCTACcctcctattttcttttcaacttcCCCTCTCTTACATTTTCGCTTCCGATTCTTACAGGTACTGCTATTTCATTTCCATTCATCTCCCTGCATAGTTTTGAAATTCTCATggttcactttcttttttttttttattaggtaAGTTCTGGATATGGAAAGAATGGGTGAGATAGATACGAAACCTATTGATTCTGTTCAAGCCGGGATTTCTCTGTTTGGTGCAATAGGCGATCAGAATAAACACAAGATTACAGCCAATAACGTAAGGTTTTCTGTCGTTTATTCCTTTGATCAggtgtattatatatattttttcttatggtaattaattatagtagGTCGTCTTTGCGaaatacttttcaatttaCTGATTGCATACAAAGAGGAATAAGATGAGATGGTGTTGTTAAATAGAAGTACACCTATAAATTTCTTATATGATTTGTTTATTCTGATTGGTGTTGTTCTTGTTTGTTCTACTGTTGAGCTTctacttaatttttatttggtttatatttatatagaatgATCTAgtttatttgtattgtattaACCAATTTTTAAACTCAGGGTGGGGATTGAACATTTATGGTTCATCTTTGTATGAAATCACTAAATTGAACCTATTGAAATCACTAAATCACTAATTTTTATGGTTCAGTAACCTATTGATTCTAGGCAACTATGGTTcataaaaaaatctcttacCAAGCACTAAGCGACCATTTATCATCTTAGGGGTATGAGAAGGAAAGAGAGGTTCAAGAGTTGGTGAAGGATTTGGCTAATTCCAAGGTTCAACTTGAAGCGAAGGATTCAGCTCACATGCAGGCTCTTCTCAAGCTGGAACAACAACAGAAAGTCATCAATAAACTTTCTGAGTTGCTGAAAATTGCGGAGAATAGTAGAGATAAATATGACTTTGAATGCAGCGAAGCTAGAGTCCTGCTCGATGAACTTGAACTAAAACAGAATGAAACGACTGATCAATCCTTGGCaactgaaaattttcaagaggAGCTTTGTATTGCTAAGAGTGAGTTGAAGATCAGACAAGAGGAGCTTCCTGGCATTGAAACAGAACTTTCAGCCCGGGGAGAGTCGGAGGTTGAggatattacaaaaataaagttcccggaaaataaggaaaatgaTTGCCTctcagaaaaagaaagaactgTAGATCTCATAAGACACATCTCAGAATTGAATGATGCAATTCGTTTGTCAAAATTTGCTGCTTGTGAAGCAGAGAAGGAGATGTCTGCTGCATTATTGGCAAAAGATGCCGAGCTAGAGCTGGCTAAAGAAACAGTTGTTGTGTTGCAAAAGCAATTAGAAGAGACGAGCAAGCAAGCAGAATTGGACATGGGGCATAATCAACTGAAAGAAATAAACTTCGAAAATGAAGAAACTGAAAAGTTCAAGAACGAGATGGAAACACTTAAAAACCAGTTGGAGAAGATGGAACTTGAAATGAATGAgatgagagaaagagaaactaATGCTGAGGTTGAAATTGCATTGCTGAAATCTGAGCTTCATAAAGGAAGGTCAAAAATTGCAGCATTAGAGGCAAATGAAGCCAAAGCTGAGAGTTCAAAATCCAGCCTTCGTCCACTTTATGAGAGAAACTCTTCAAGCATGGAAGAAGATTTGAACCTTGAAGTCAACGAAAGAAGGAATGAGAGTGCCACCATAACAGTTACTTCGAAGGATTACCAGTCGTCAATTGAGAATATTGACCAAACCTCTAAACTCTCACCAGACAAAACTTCTCATCATAATATCAATTGTGAGTGCACAGATGAATtagaaaagttgaagaaggACCTAGAAGCAGCAACCATAAGAATTGGGGAGTTCCGGTCACGTGCAGAACAGGCTGCCACTAGAGCTGAGATGGCTGAGAAAGCAAAAGAAGCCATTGAAGACCAGCtaagaaaatggagagagcataaacacaaaaaaaaggCTGCTCTTGCTGCCATGAAGGAAGTATCTGCATCAGCACCACCAAAGTTCAATTCTTCATTGTATGGAGACACCAACACAGTCTATCAGCCTTTAGGTAAGGTTctcaacttaaaattttagtttctaaaactTATACAACCAAAATAGATATATGGAAAAAGCTTATACTATTATTCTCCGATACACCTTCCAAAAGGAATACCCTATAGGATTTATGTGATAAAAGTAAAACTTCAATCATCAAACCCCATCCACATGGGCCTGAATGTGGATAATGGGCTAGAACAATTTAGGCCCATTGgctaaaatgataaaatgacAAACATGTTCATGTTAAATAAAGGCTAGCTTGATTAGAGAATTTGCTTTCTAGGAAAGGTCCCACTCTCAATCACCCAAAAGACTTTTAATAGTGCTGGGCATCTATCACTTtgctttatgggtttgaatCTTGAGACCTTCATGGCTTTACAATTCAAcataactatttatattttgacaAAGTTGTGTTCCCTTTACCAATTCCCCATTCTATCTCAACAAAGTAAGCTATCTACTTTTTGTTGTTATCTagagaatgaagaaaactTTCCACCTTATTGAAATTGCTTTAGTTTTGGTTCCAATGTAAATGTACCTCCTCTTTCATGGaataacaaagtaaaaaaaaaaaaaaaattcgaaAACAATCAAGGAAATTACAAGGTTTCTTCTTTAGATTCgatatctttaaaattaatgtcaaatcagaaaattgataaacgaaaaattatttactaaaTATTGCTATATTGGTATTGAATTCTCTTGCTACCTATATTTCAAACCCTACCTTCAATTTACTGTTTCTTTCCCaatttaatagaattttataaatttaattagtgaaaatgacaattttttaggTAAACTAAAAACCCctaaactaaattcaaaagttaGTATGAGTGTGTGATCTTAAATGCAAGAGTAAGtctttctttgttatcatTTGCTCCTTGCTAATGTTTACAAAAACGAAGCTAAATtaagcttttgtttttaaaattacttaaaaagagatgcaaattattttaagaaattgaaaagcaaaatttgGTAAAACTATTTGCTTTTGGAAAAGTAAGGAAGAAGGTGGAGGAAATTTGAAAGGAAGGTGTGTTTGTGAACACTGATtgatatgaaaagaaaaaataatgaagaaagaaaagaaaaggttcaaaatttatagtcTTTGTCtcttatttttccaaaaagtGTTCTTTTTGGTCAAAAGCTGAtaataaaatccatttttaaaattattaatagtgatttattattatatttacagcTCAAAGTTGAATCCAAACAATAATCATTCATTTTGAAGTTTCCATATTAATTTAGAGTTGTATTGTATGCACCACCAACTGTTGGcatttaatttcatcatcaattttcatcttctatAATAATCTATTTCATTGATTAAATTCACTTTAGCacacaataatattatatttttcaacacTGCAATTAAATGATTCttttcttcgtcttcttcctcttcttcttcttcttcttttaaaaataattctaatAAATGAAACCTCCACGTGAAAACATCATTTTGCAATCTCAATAGttattgaaaaagatattttgtaattaatacCTCATCTAACAAAATAGGCTTCCacttaaattaaagtttggtTTATTTACTGTATGCACTTTTgtaaagaaagtaaagaaatttttttaaaaatgccttTCTAAAATGGAACTAAAACTGAAATCTAATACTCAGTAGCATAATATATTGTGGTTTCCAGCTTGtaattttaccaaatttgGTCTTCAAAGTTGATTTAGAGTAATGGATATTGGGTAATGGCCATACATATCTCTCTTTTCTACTTTAAGTATAATAAACTATATCTACACTTTTTACCCACAAATCTATATCGGTTGAGATATGCGAACCTTAACACGATCCTCCATAAAcatcaaccattttttaaaataaaacttcgATCTTTAGATTTATGTATTTTAGTGTATGTTTTGAAGTAATCATTCAATCAATTTTGTcgaaacatatatttaattatttttgttcgGAGTGATTTTATACCCAAAATCTCAATCCATGCCTTGAAAGTTTGTCAATGGATGTTGGGATATATATGATAGTTGTGAGAGATTGAATGAAAAGCATAATTTATTTGACCATAagtacaaatatttgaaacatcGTGTACGTcatgttaaataattttctcaTATTATCGAAATAATAAACACTAAAATTCTATATagataaatacaaattttgttgTCAATGACTAATGTATTCAAACTAGCTCGGTTTATGATGAAAGCaagagattaaattaaaattgttgaatggaaatgtgttttttaaataaaataaaataaaataaaaataaggcCCATTAAATACCAAaccttgaaatattttattataaagtgatattttctttatatataagaaCTTTTAAGCAAAGTTGTATACTTCAACAactaaattgagaaaaaagaaaaaagacccTTTAAATTCAagttgattttataatttgcaAGTACACCCATgtacttttttctattaacaTTTTTGTCATTAAGTATTTTGGTATGACCAAAATGGTCACTTCCACCTAATTCAAATGGTTTTAATTCTTtgtgtttcttgtttctagttttttgttttttaaaaacaataaaccatgataaatattctttctcaattttaaCATCACTTTCTCCCAACTTCCATCTTCTGTCTTTTCCCTATTTCCCTATTTGTTCatcatcatattttaaaatatcgtTTCAATTCATCCGTTTTAATTTCgattcatttttattaccCCACATTCAGaagtacaattttaaattttcaaactctattttcatatatgctattaaatcattaataaCCACAATAttcgaaaagaaaattaaccgTAAAAGAATGATAGATAATACGGTTGcttttaattataacaaaataaataagaatatttacaaatactaTCTATACTATTATCACCTATTAGAtgctttttttaaatgaaaatattactGATACATCAAAAaagcaaagaataaaaattatcgataactttttttatgtctattctcttttattaaataaatcattctaaataaaattaatttcaaggTCATCCGTAGAATCACTTATTAAAACGAACCAAATGTGTGGTTTTTACTAAAATACCTTATTGATTTAGAATTTTAggaaactaaatttgaaacatcCCGAACTATggtataaaaattatattgtcacacgatataattttaatgatattattGGTGAGATctttgaagggaaaaaaaaagaagaaaaggacgCACGTGGGGGGGAGGGGAGGGGAGGGGACAATAGGGTTTGGATTATTCTTTCATGGAATTGAGTGTTTGAAAAGGgaaataattaagattttaagatttgctttttgttttcctcttaattttctcaaacacaaaattaaatatctcaacaacaataataaataaataatgtctAAATTTCATGCACACGTGACTTTCACACGcaccaatttttgtttttgttttatctttctattccataatcattattattggcatcaaaatatttctgtttcttctttGCCTTTGAATAATCAACCCCTAATGAAGATCGTCACGGCTAAGTTCatttttaactattataaacaaaattagcGTGAGATATATACTTCAAACGTGGTTCGATCAATTgagtttatttgattgtttagataAAATTAGGGTGAGATTAATATTctgagtatatatatatatatatatatctaattgCAATTATGAACCTTTTGTTAGAAAATCGACAATTTAAAGACCATTAAAAACGATTAATCAAATCTCGCAcgaattaatttattttttttaaaaaactcatttaCTAAATAAACACTAAACTCAAATGTAAAACCCACCAAGATAGACTAAAAAATTGATCAATCATAGCGGTAGCATAGTCTCCATCTAGAATGTTGGAACAAACTTTGCACCTCAAAATGCCAATTCACatattcaaatcaatttttgtatttttttttctttcaattatttgacTTTAAGCTTAAGTTTAATGAAACGAAAATGTTTACGT
This genomic interval carries:
- the LOC101215349 gene encoding mitochondrial import inner membrane translocase subunit PAM16 like 2, giving the protein MAAKILAHLIVSGSVVIGRAVAQAYQQAIRNASNSGVAQETIRNTVRRASKVMTEQEARQILGVTEEMPWEEIVKKYDALFERNAQTGSFYLQSKVHRAKERLETLHHSKGQDGPSCVS
- the LOC101204599 gene encoding uncharacterized protein LOC101204599; translated protein: MEATSSSPSPTRSRGGQRDSGSGSGDERPRFFDAKAKASCWAKADVVPGRHPERWRKDAAGNVVCKRFCNCQGCLCFEYDHIVPYSKGGESTADNCQILQTRVNRFKSNKDDVDTSELKGYSCDVKFTDKELDIIEMAVYGDVIRPGNQCRCRTVSEVLGQYKSKDRLAPCKLPYNEEGSL
- the LOC101215590 gene encoding protein WEAK CHLOROPLAST MOVEMENT UNDER BLUE LIGHT-like 1, whose product is MERMGEIDTKPIDSVQAGISLFGAIGDQNKHKITANNGYEKEREVQELVKDLANSKVQLEAKDSAHMQALLKLEQQQKVINKLSELLKIAENSRDKYDFECSEARVLLDELELKQNETTDQSLATENFQEELCIAKSELKIRQEELPGIETELSARGESEVEDITKIKFPENKENDCLSEKERTVDLIRHISELNDAIRLSKFAACEAEKEMSAALLAKDAELELAKETVVVLQKQLEETSKQAELDMGHNQLKEINFENEETEKFKNEMETLKNQLEKMELEMNEMRERETNAEVEIALLKSELHKGRSKIAALEANEAKAESSKSSLRPLYERNSSSMEEDLNLEVNERRNESATITVTSKDYQSSIENIDQTSKLSPDKTSHHNINCECTDELEKLKKDLEAATIRIGEFRSRAEQAATRAEMAEKAKEAIEDQLRKWREHKHKKKAALAAMKEVSASAPPKFNSSLYGDTNTVYQPLGKVLNLKF